One genomic window of Phoenix dactylifera cultivar Barhee BC4 chromosome 6, palm_55x_up_171113_PBpolish2nd_filt_p, whole genome shotgun sequence includes the following:
- the LOC120111185 gene encoding proline-rich protein 36-like, with the protein MTTCRRFLLAAAAAGGGLFLLFRLSPVSPATAEEKELLLEFKGDVTADPGGALASWSAAPGRDPCGDFAGVTCGPSDAVEKILVQNASLAAWTLERVDGPRTTPVAKKRKSIASLLSALSLGPAVAATGRRTQEGATHRCDRPPPVAADHKAATTSSVTVLFSHSTAAAEETGSPSRIGREVEDEVTVTAKKKRGTCLLPVHLPVASPPQSPPHRAATAAPPLGSPPSPSPLSLPESLSLSAATSERLLHAPPPPRASAKLLLSSVGRRPRLPTASSAVGSLAVPPFGCIPTEAPRLPRPAEAPPYAHFRRRPPAVRRRPPSTPSPPPAAEYPFSPPTGCPPFAAAARPGSLSRASTSAEA; encoded by the exons ATGACAACCTGCCGCCGTTTCctcctcgccgccgccgccgccggcggcggcctcttcctcctcttccgccTCTCTCCGGTCTCGCCGGCGACGGCGGAGGAGAAGGAGCTCCTCCTCGAGTTCAAGGGCGACGTCACCGCCGACCCCGGCGGCGCCCTCGCCTCCTGGTCTGCCGCACCCGGCCGCGACCCCTGCGGCGACTTCGCCGGCGTCACCTGCGGCCCCTCCGACGCCGTCGAGAAGATCCTTGTCCAAAACGCCTCCCTCGCTG CATGGACGCTGGAGCGTGTTGATGGGCCACGCACAACTCCCGTTgccaaaaagagaaagagcATCGCCTCTCTTCTTTCGGCTCTATCTCTCGGACCTGCCGTAGCAGCCACCGGCCGCCGCACACAGGAAGGGGCCACCCACCGCTGTGATCGGCCGCCGCCTGTCGCCGCCGACCACAAAGCCGCGACCACAAGCTCCGTCACCGTCCTCTTCAGCCATTCCACCGCTGCTGCCGAGGAGACCGGTTCACCCTCCCGAATCGGTCGTGAGGTTGAAGACGAAGTTACGGTAACGG caaaaaaaaaaaggggtaccTGCCTTCTTCCTGTTCATCTTCCCGTGGCCTCCCCGCCGCAATCGCCGCCGCACCGTGCAGCCACCGCCGCTCCGCCCCTCGGGTCCCCGCCGTCGCCGAGCCCGTTGTCGCTGCCGGAGTCGTTGTCGCTGAGCGCTGCTACCTCCGAGCGCCTCCTCCACGCGCCGCCTCCTCCGAGGGCCTCCGCCaagctcctcctctcctccgtcGGCCGCCGCCCAAGACTCCCAACCGCCTCATCCGCCGTCGGTTCCCTCGCCGTGCCTCCCTTCGGCTGCATCCCAACCGAGGCACCCCGCCTCCCTCGCCCCGCCGAAGCACCACCGTACGCCCACTTCCGTCGCCGCCCACCGGCCgtccgccgccggccgccgagtACCCCTTCTCCGCCGCCGGCCGCTGAGTACCCCTTCTCCCCCCCCACCGGCTGTCCGCcgttcgccgccgccgcccgccCCGGCTCTCTCTCACGAGCATCAACTTCTGCAGAAGCCTGA